The following are from one region of the Nocardioides marmotae genome:
- a CDS encoding ABC transporter ATP-binding protein, translating to MTTDPGSPHIEVRGLRRTYGSGAEAFEAVRGVDLVVEPGTVVALLGTNGAGKTSALEVVEGLAPPTAGQVRVLGLDPVADRAEVRRRTGVLLQSSGFPADLTVGETLTMWAATMTAPRPVADALAELDLADRVDVRVRSLSGGELRRLDLACTLLGDPEVVLLDEPTTGLDPESRRRVWELVAGLRDRGRSVLLTTHHLEEAEELADRVAIMHAGRIVREGTPAQLGADHPSTIRFEGAAPAGLPDLAGLPAAARVSTEHGSTTIESHDLQATLTALLAAAADGGVRLAGLEARSASLESVFLAIASGADGADQSAPLEGAVR from the coding sequence ATGACCACCGATCCCGGCAGCCCCCACATCGAGGTCCGCGGCCTGCGGCGCACCTACGGCAGCGGCGCGGAGGCCTTCGAGGCGGTCCGCGGCGTCGACCTGGTCGTCGAGCCCGGCACCGTCGTCGCCCTGCTCGGCACCAACGGCGCCGGCAAGACCTCCGCGCTGGAGGTCGTCGAGGGGCTCGCGCCCCCGACCGCCGGCCAGGTGCGGGTGCTGGGGCTGGACCCGGTCGCCGACCGGGCGGAGGTACGCCGCCGCACCGGCGTCCTGCTGCAGAGCAGCGGGTTCCCGGCCGACCTCACCGTCGGGGAGACCCTGACGATGTGGGCCGCGACGATGACCGCGCCCCGCCCGGTCGCCGACGCGCTGGCCGAGCTCGACCTGGCCGACCGGGTCGACGTCCGGGTCCGCAGCCTCTCCGGAGGGGAGCTGCGCCGCCTCGACCTGGCCTGCACGCTGCTCGGCGACCCGGAGGTGGTCCTGCTCGACGAGCCCACCACCGGCCTGGACCCGGAGAGCCGCCGCCGCGTGTGGGAGCTGGTCGCCGGGCTGCGCGACCGCGGTCGGTCGGTGCTGCTGACCACCCACCACCTCGAGGAGGCCGAGGAGCTGGCCGACCGGGTGGCGATCATGCACGCGGGCCGCATCGTCCGCGAGGGCACGCCGGCCCAGCTCGGCGCCGACCACCCCTCGACGATCCGGTTCGAGGGCGCCGCCCCGGCCGGGCTGCCCGACCTCGCCGGCCTGCCCGCCGCCGCGCGGGTCAGCACCGAGCACGGCAGCACCACGATCGAGTCCCACGACCTGCAGGCGACGCTCACCGCGCTGCTCGCGGCCGCGGCCGACGGCGGCGTACGGCTGGCGGGCCTGGAGGCCCGCAGCGCCTCGCTGGAGTCGGTCTTCCTCGCGATCGCCTCCGGTGCCGACGGTGCCGACCAGTCCGCGCCCCTCGAAGGAGCCGTCCGATGA
- a CDS encoding ABC transporter permease: protein MTTTTLSPTRVLGLARANTTLVLRNRLTLIYAVVLPLAPLLLLLLVGDSGSEASGAGAAAIVTALMMAALFPVFYNLLSQLVTRRDELVLKRLRTGESTDAEIIVSLALPGFVIALATAVVAVPVAMLLGQDAPLNPLLYAASVVLTLLLFAAFALWTAAWTRNAEAAQITSMPVIVLAVLGQVAIGFPEEVRRWTDLTPGAAMTDLVRVTWFGMETGSTERTLDFAGTWAPAGQPLLVLVAWTALAVYLARRSMRWEPRS from the coding sequence ATGACCACGACCACCCTGTCCCCGACCCGCGTCCTGGGCCTGGCCCGCGCGAACACCACCCTGGTGCTGCGGAACCGGCTGACCCTGATCTACGCCGTCGTGCTGCCGCTGGCGCCGCTGCTGCTGCTGCTGCTCGTGGGCGACAGCGGCTCGGAGGCCTCCGGCGCGGGCGCCGCCGCGATCGTCACCGCGCTGATGATGGCCGCGCTGTTCCCGGTCTTCTACAACCTGCTCTCCCAGCTGGTCACCCGCCGCGACGAGCTGGTGCTCAAGCGGCTGCGCACGGGGGAGAGCACGGACGCGGAGATCATCGTCTCGCTCGCGCTGCCGGGCTTCGTCATCGCGCTGGCCACCGCCGTGGTGGCGGTGCCGGTGGCGATGCTGCTCGGGCAGGACGCCCCGCTGAACCCGCTGCTCTACGCCGCCTCGGTCGTCCTCACGCTGCTGCTCTTCGCGGCGTTCGCGCTGTGGACGGCCGCGTGGACCCGCAACGCCGAGGCCGCGCAGATCACGAGCATGCCGGTGATCGTGCTGGCGGTGCTCGGCCAGGTCGCCATCGGGTTCCCCGAGGAGGTACGCCGCTGGACCGACCTGACGCCGGGCGCGGCGATGACCGACCTGGTCCGGGTGACCTGGTTCGGCATGGAGACCGGCAGCACCGAGCGCACCCTGGACTTCGCGGGCACGTGGGCCCCGGCCGGCCAGCCGCTGCTCGTGCTCGTCGCCTGGACCGCGCTCGCCGTCTACCTCGCCCGGCGCTCGATGCGCTGGGAGCCCCGGTCCTGA
- a CDS encoding sensor histidine kinase → MAERWWRGSWSGRDQVERVDLYTRQSLYVIAALMNGVLLVSAAAVARDHPVGYGALLAGGLALTAASAWALRDAIRLYPHDGPIPRRSTLTLVVLALVAVPGAAALPGELPAGAGLVIAFSLAWGLGGYCDRRVATATVVAIGLAAWLPARDPGQAAYGLLAGAFFMLTVRLSLWLLDIVVELDRGREAEAALAVAEERLRFSRDVHDVLGRRLSTIAVQAELAATLAGRGDDRAAGRMLEVRSLAHEGLKEARELARGYRAVDLDQELHGAVALLRSAGIEATLAVEDLPSDWHEPAAWVVREAVTNVLRHSRATSVSVSYDDRTLTVRNDGALPAAGSDGTGLAGVRARLASLGAGLETGRDADTFTVRMVLP, encoded by the coding sequence GTGGCGGAACGGTGGTGGCGCGGCTCCTGGAGCGGACGCGACCAGGTGGAGCGGGTCGACCTCTACACCCGCCAGTCGCTCTACGTCATCGCGGCGCTGATGAACGGGGTCCTCCTCGTCAGCGCCGCCGCGGTCGCGCGGGACCACCCGGTCGGCTACGGCGCGCTCCTCGCCGGTGGCCTCGCGCTGACCGCCGCCTCCGCGTGGGCGCTGCGGGACGCGATCCGGCTCTACCCGCACGACGGGCCCATCCCCCGCCGCAGCACGCTCACCCTGGTCGTCCTCGCCCTCGTCGCGGTCCCTGGGGCGGCCGCGTTGCCGGGCGAGCTGCCTGCGGGCGCCGGCCTGGTCATCGCGTTCTCGCTGGCCTGGGGGCTCGGCGGCTACTGCGACCGGCGCGTCGCCACAGCCACGGTCGTCGCGATCGGCCTCGCGGCCTGGCTGCCGGCCCGCGACCCCGGCCAGGCGGCGTACGGCCTGCTCGCCGGGGCGTTCTTCATGCTCACCGTCCGGCTCTCGCTGTGGCTGCTCGACATCGTCGTGGAGCTCGACCGCGGCCGGGAGGCCGAGGCGGCGCTGGCGGTGGCCGAGGAGCGGCTGCGCTTCTCCCGCGACGTCCACGACGTGCTCGGCCGCCGGCTCTCGACGATCGCCGTGCAGGCCGAGCTCGCCGCGACGCTCGCCGGCCGGGGCGACGACCGTGCGGCCGGCCGGATGCTCGAGGTCCGGTCGCTGGCCCACGAGGGCCTCAAGGAGGCCCGCGAACTGGCCCGCGGCTACCGCGCCGTCGACCTCGACCAGGAGCTCCACGGCGCGGTCGCCCTGCTCCGCTCGGCCGGGATCGAGGCCACCCTCGCGGTCGAGGACCTCCCCTCCGACTGGCACGAGCCGGCCGCCTGGGTGGTCCGCGAGGCCGTCACCAACGTGCTGCGGCACTCCCGGGCCACGTCGGTGTCGGTGTCGTACGACGACCGCACGCTCACCGTGCGCAACGACGGCGCCCTGCCCGCGGCCGGCAGCGACGGCACCGGTCTCGCCGGCGTCCGCGCCCGGCTCGCCAGCCTCGGCGCCGGCCTCGAGACCGGCCGGGACGCCGACACCTTCACCGTCCGGATGGTGCTGCCGTGA
- a CDS encoding response regulator transcription factor, with protein sequence MTAPIRVLLADDENLIREALAQMLDLEDDLAVVAQAASGPEAAAAALHAGVDVAVLDLQMPGLDGIGVAEQLARSLPACGTVIVTSHGRPGHLKRALAAGVRGFLPKTTSAATLAQVVRTVHAGGRYVDPDLATEAIAAGDSPLTPREADVLELAADGAPVDEIAARASLSPGTVRNYLSSAVTKLGAANRHDACAVARRMGWI encoded by the coding sequence GTGACCGCGCCGATCCGCGTCCTCCTCGCCGACGACGAGAACCTCATCCGCGAGGCGCTCGCCCAGATGCTCGACCTCGAGGACGACCTCGCCGTGGTCGCCCAGGCCGCCTCCGGGCCCGAGGCGGCGGCCGCCGCGCTCCACGCCGGGGTCGACGTCGCCGTGCTGGACCTGCAGATGCCCGGCCTGGACGGCATCGGGGTCGCCGAGCAGCTCGCCCGCTCCCTGCCCGCGTGCGGCACCGTGATCGTCACCAGCCACGGCCGGCCCGGCCACCTCAAGCGCGCGCTCGCCGCCGGGGTGCGCGGCTTCCTGCCGAAGACCACCTCCGCGGCCACCCTGGCCCAGGTCGTGCGCACGGTCCACGCCGGTGGGCGGTACGTCGACCCGGACCTGGCCACCGAGGCGATCGCCGCCGGCGACAGCCCCCTGACCCCGCGCGAGGCCGACGTCCTCGAGCTCGCCGCCGACGGCGCGCCCGTCGACGAGATCGCCGCCCGCGCCTCGCTCTCGCCCGGCACCGTCCGCAACTACCTCTCCAGCGCCGTCACCAAGCTCGGCGCCGCCAACCGGCACGACGCCTGCGCCGTCGCCCGCCGGATGGGGTGGATCTGA
- a CDS encoding PASTA domain-containing protein, whose product MRTLPAGLALLLLLAGCGDGPRSGAEAAPGAGEEPTSSSPTASAEREMLVPDVVAMPVAAAQAALERAGLTARRVEGAGSACVPAGEVVGQRPAAGRSVPIGSRVTVEVSSGGSGVCGLGLPPAPAELDRVARLFLRFARGEGPPPVDTPVDLYLGGRFVETVPTTDTLDRAAWEVCPEGGSYAGATCPFSVFEPLAGSPRVAVTSRDPQHPCAHPSPLPGAAEGRSVTLQPDEALACPSWFAVQLLVNDVGQVTAVNLVHSEP is encoded by the coding sequence ATGCGCACCCTCCCGGCCGGCCTCGCCCTGCTGCTCCTGCTCGCCGGCTGCGGGGACGGCCCACGGAGCGGGGCGGAGGCTGCGCCGGGCGCCGGGGAGGAGCCCACCTCGTCGAGCCCGACGGCCTCGGCGGAGCGGGAGATGCTCGTCCCGGACGTGGTGGCGATGCCGGTGGCGGCCGCGCAGGCGGCGCTCGAGCGGGCCGGCCTGACCGCGCGCCGGGTGGAGGGTGCGGGGTCGGCGTGCGTGCCGGCCGGTGAGGTGGTCGGTCAGCGCCCCGCGGCGGGGCGGTCGGTGCCGATCGGGTCGCGGGTGACCGTCGAGGTGAGCAGCGGCGGGTCGGGGGTGTGCGGCCTCGGCCTCCCACCGGCCCCGGCCGAGCTGGACCGCGTGGCGCGGTTGTTCCTGCGGTTCGCCCGCGGGGAGGGGCCGCCGCCCGTGGACACCCCGGTCGACCTGTACCTCGGCGGCCGGTTCGTCGAGACGGTGCCGACCACCGACACGCTCGACCGGGCGGCGTGGGAGGTGTGCCCCGAAGGGGGCTCGTACGCCGGGGCGACCTGCCCGTTCTCGGTGTTCGAGCCGCTTGCCGGATCGCCGCGGGTCGCCGTGACCTCGCGCGACCCGCAGCACCCGTGCGCCCATCCGAGCCCGCTGCCGGGGGCCGCCGAGGGCCGATCGGTGACCCTCCAGCCCGACGAGGCGCTGGCCTGCCCCTCGTGGTTCGCGGTCCAGCTGCTCGTGAACGACGTCGGCCAGGTGACCGCGGTCAACCTCGTGCACTCCGAGCCCTAA
- a CDS encoding M3 family metallopeptidase, translated as MTASHDLAPLPLPAPDAAEAWLRARTDEGLASARAAVDRLRADPPTDALAALEQWDAVTRTLSDVAAAGSLFGNVHPLEAVRDEGDRAEQEVDKLATELAQDRALHDAFAALDPAGLDEQAARLLERTLRDFRRAGVDRDDATRARIAEINDRLTELDQTFSRTIRDDVRSIRVAPERLAGMPQDWLDAHPAGEDGLVTITTDYPDVVPVRTFCHDPEVRHDISVEFLQRGWPQNDAVLRELFDLRHERATLVGHADWPSYDAEVKMIGSGPAIPAFIDRIADAAAGPAERDLATVLARLRQDRPDADGLSAADFAYYEELVRKEQLEVDAQQVRTYFEFPKVRQGLLDVTGRLFGLHYEPVPDAVVWDPDVTAYDVTSTADGSAVGRIYLDLHPREGKYNHAAQFTLVDGVAGQQLPEGVLVCNFSRGLMEHDHVVTLFHEFGHLVHHVLGGHGRWARFSGVATEWDFVEAPSQMLEEWAWDAEILRSFATNAAGEPIPADLVDRMRRADDFGKGTFARVQMFYAAMSYYFHAERPADLTARMVELQETYSPLRWIEGTHMFASFGHLGGYSSAYYTYMWSLVIAKDLFSAFDPDDLFDPEVAGRYRDRVLAPGGAKDAADLVADFLGRPYTFDAYAAWLAR; from the coding sequence GTGACCGCATCCCACGACCTCGCGCCGCTCCCGCTGCCCGCCCCCGACGCCGCCGAGGCCTGGCTGCGCGCCCGCACCGACGAGGGGCTGGCGAGCGCCCGCGCGGCCGTGGACCGCCTCCGCGCCGACCCGCCGACCGACGCCCTCGCCGCGCTCGAGCAGTGGGACGCCGTCACCCGCACCCTCTCCGACGTGGCCGCGGCCGGCTCGCTGTTCGGCAACGTCCACCCGCTCGAGGCGGTCCGCGACGAGGGCGACCGCGCCGAGCAGGAGGTCGACAAGCTGGCCACCGAGCTCGCCCAGGACCGCGCGCTCCACGACGCGTTCGCCGCCCTCGACCCCGCCGGCCTCGACGAGCAGGCCGCTCGCCTGCTGGAGCGCACGCTGCGGGACTTCCGCCGCGCCGGGGTCGACCGCGACGACGCCACCCGCGCCCGGATCGCGGAGATCAACGACCGGCTCACCGAGCTCGACCAGACCTTCTCCCGCACCATCCGCGACGACGTCCGCTCGATCCGGGTCGCCCCCGAGCGGCTCGCCGGCATGCCGCAGGACTGGCTGGACGCCCACCCCGCGGGCGAGGACGGCCTGGTCACGATCACCACCGACTACCCCGACGTCGTCCCGGTCCGCACGTTCTGCCACGACCCGGAGGTGCGCCACGACATCTCGGTGGAGTTCCTCCAGCGCGGCTGGCCGCAGAACGACGCGGTGCTGCGCGAGCTCTTCGACCTCCGCCACGAGCGGGCGACCCTCGTCGGGCACGCCGACTGGCCGTCGTACGACGCCGAGGTCAAGATGATCGGCTCCGGCCCCGCCATCCCGGCCTTCATCGACCGGATCGCCGACGCGGCCGCCGGCCCCGCGGAGCGCGACCTGGCCACCGTGCTGGCCCGGCTGCGCCAGGACCGGCCCGACGCCGACGGGCTGAGCGCCGCCGACTTCGCCTACTACGAGGAGCTGGTGCGCAAGGAGCAGCTGGAGGTCGACGCCCAGCAGGTGCGCACCTACTTCGAGTTCCCCAAGGTCCGCCAGGGCCTGCTCGACGTCACCGGCCGGCTCTTCGGCCTGCACTACGAGCCCGTCCCCGACGCGGTCGTCTGGGACCCCGACGTGACGGCGTACGACGTCACCTCGACCGCCGACGGGTCGGCCGTCGGGCGGATCTACCTCGACCTGCACCCGCGCGAGGGCAAGTACAACCACGCCGCGCAGTTCACCCTCGTCGACGGCGTGGCCGGGCAGCAGCTGCCCGAGGGCGTGCTGGTCTGCAACTTCTCCCGCGGGCTGATGGAGCACGACCACGTGGTCACGCTCTTCCACGAGTTCGGCCACCTGGTCCACCACGTCCTCGGTGGGCACGGCCGGTGGGCGCGGTTCAGCGGCGTCGCGACCGAGTGGGACTTCGTCGAGGCGCCCAGCCAGATGCTCGAGGAGTGGGCCTGGGACGCCGAGATCCTGCGCTCCTTCGCCACGAACGCCGCCGGCGAGCCGATCCCCGCCGACCTCGTCGACCGGATGCGCCGGGCCGACGACTTCGGCAAGGGCACCTTCGCGCGGGTGCAGATGTTCTACGCCGCGATGTCCTACTACTTCCACGCCGAGCGGCCCGCCGACCTCACCGCCCGGATGGTCGAGCTCCAGGAGACCTACTCCCCGCTCCGCTGGATCGAGGGCACCCACATGTTCGCCAGCTTCGGCCACCTCGGCGGCTACTCCTCGGCCTACTACACCTACATGTGGTCCCTCGTCATCGCCAAGGACCTGTTCAGCGCCTTCGACCCCGACGACCTGTTCGACCCCGAGGTCGCCGGGCGCTACCGCGACCGCGTGCTCGCCCCCGGCGGCGCCAAGGACGCCGCCGACCTGGTCGCCGACTTCCTCGGCCGGCCCTACACCTTCGACGCGTACGCCGCCTGGCTGGCGCGCTGA
- a CDS encoding glycoside hydrolase family 6 protein has translation MLPRPLRAPLAALATTAVVALTASATMTPDIAGARPQASAATTTIDAAAQKSTGKSTGTKADKGKGKGKNKDPRRTQGLFVDQRMPAVTEGETRHRTIAKRSQALWLGIEYYPTHQVRDVVRDYTFLAAAARKTPVLVVYSIPDRDCGQHSAGGAADAASYKAWVKKVAAGIRGSKPLVVLEPDAIPFIGDPGCEDVADRLALLRFAVKRLSAAGAWVYLDAGHSDWRPYDGRALLLKRAGVGLGRGIATNVSNFRSLRDELAYGTFLRRELKKIGVTGVKQVVDTSRNGAPIPVAGDVINPTWARLGKAPKMVFDGGLDGRLWVKHPGESDGAVNGGPGSGLWCDLLADRLLGLPESGGC, from the coding sequence ATGCTCCCCCGGCCCTTGCGCGCGCCCCTGGCCGCGCTCGCCACGACGGCCGTCGTCGCCCTCACGGCCTCCGCGACGATGACGCCGGACATCGCGGGCGCCCGCCCGCAGGCCTCGGCCGCAACGACCACGATCGACGCCGCGGCGCAGAAGAGCACGGGCAAGAGCACGGGCACGAAGGCCGACAAGGGCAAGGGCAAGGGCAAGAACAAGGACCCGCGCCGGACCCAGGGGCTGTTCGTGGACCAGCGGATGCCGGCCGTCACCGAGGGCGAGACGCGGCACCGCACGATCGCGAAGCGGTCGCAGGCGCTGTGGCTGGGCATCGAGTACTACCCGACCCACCAGGTCCGCGACGTCGTCCGGGACTACACCTTCCTCGCGGCGGCCGCCCGCAAGACGCCGGTGCTGGTCGTCTACTCCATCCCCGACCGGGACTGCGGGCAGCACTCCGCGGGCGGCGCGGCCGACGCGGCGTCGTACAAGGCCTGGGTCAAGAAGGTCGCCGCCGGCATCCGCGGCAGCAAGCCGCTGGTGGTGCTGGAGCCCGACGCGATCCCGTTCATCGGCGACCCCGGCTGCGAGGACGTCGCTGACCGGCTCGCGCTGCTGCGGTTCGCGGTCAAGCGGCTCAGCGCCGCGGGCGCGTGGGTCTACCTCGACGCGGGGCACAGCGACTGGCGCCCGTACGACGGACGCGCGCTGCTGCTCAAGCGCGCCGGCGTGGGCCTGGGTCGGGGCATCGCGACGAACGTGTCGAACTTCCGGAGCCTGCGCGACGAGCTGGCCTACGGCACGTTCCTGCGCCGGGAGCTGAAGAAGATCGGTGTCACCGGCGTCAAGCAGGTCGTCGACACCTCCCGCAACGGCGCGCCGATCCCGGTCGCCGGGGACGTCATCAACCCCACCTGGGCGCGGCTCGGCAAGGCGCCGAAGATGGTCTTCGACGGCGGCCTCGACGGCCGGCTGTGGGTCAAGCACCCCGGCGAGTCCGACGGCGCGGTCAACGGCGGCCCCGGGTCGGGACTCTGGTGCGACCTGCTCGCCGACCGCCTGCTCGGGCTGCCCGAGTCCGGCGGCTGCTGA
- a CDS encoding DUF427 domain-containing protein, with protein MRRPVPEQPGPGQESVWDYPRPPRLEATSARLEVVLGGVAIASTTHGWRVLETSHPPTYYLPREDFLPGALRPAEGSSTCEWKGRAAYVDLVGGERGDRVAPRAGWTYPEPTPAFRDLAGAVAVMAGAVDACFVDGERVVPQPGGFYGGWITSAVVGPFKGDPGTWGW; from the coding sequence GTGCGACGACCCGTGCCGGAGCAGCCCGGACCCGGCCAGGAGTCGGTGTGGGACTACCCGCGCCCGCCCCGGCTCGAGGCGACGTCCGCCCGCCTCGAGGTGGTGCTCGGCGGGGTCGCGATCGCCTCGACCACCCACGGCTGGCGGGTCCTGGAGACCAGCCACCCGCCGACGTACTACCTCCCGCGCGAGGACTTCCTCCCCGGCGCGCTGCGGCCGGCCGAGGGGTCGAGCACGTGCGAGTGGAAGGGCCGGGCGGCGTACGTCGACCTGGTCGGTGGCGAGCGCGGCGACCGCGTCGCGCCGCGGGCGGGGTGGACCTACCCCGAGCCGACGCCGGCGTTCCGCGACCTCGCCGGCGCGGTGGCGGTGATGGCCGGCGCGGTCGACGCCTGCTTCGTCGACGGGGAGCGGGTCGTGCCGCAGCCCGGCGGGTTCTACGGCGGGTGGATCACCTCGGCGGTGGTCGGCCCGTTCAAGGGCGACCCCGGCACCTGGGGCTGGTGA
- a CDS encoding FtsX-like permease family protein: MRTLLATVLRGLRSRALLSGGSVLLLALAIGSAVLGPVFSAAVTSSYLVTRLDEAPNRLTGLSWVYQPGAAAPSVARGIAAQVTAAYDGPFATPQTTLLTEQSPTPAGVWRLTAALEACEHLEVTGACPEQPGEVLMLAGDAEFTSTEIGETLDLGALGEHRVVGTYRVPDVSEEDFWFDLTRFASIPPAERRAGNIPYQPAPLVTVEDAFAALEVAAVGWSVLVDRRLEVPPDLSLADTEQAERTAAGLDGPPREVGEGTLTGRSISDLGTILDETREQQQTARASVTPAVVSLVLVALALLLRLLTAAAELRLPELALASLRGLGRRRMWSLGLSEPLVLLVAAVPLGGALGIAAALALVRAWLVPGLPLPLPWEALAAGGLVALASVGVAVASVGLVLRTTLAEQLAGVRRPKRTGRVAVVAQLVLVAAAVMVLLSTLSAAPGDPDVTDLVLPVLLAVVAGLAATRATAWLAGRWTRRRTRSLPGFVAARALSRRTEGTLVVLPVTAALAICVFGAGVHDSAAEWRASVAATRAPADVVWRSSLPLDQTVDLTHRIDPEGRWLMAAGTLVTQGPTYAVVDAPRLDRVAAWPDQWTPGTSAAEVARRIEPQGTPPQLAGTSVRLTATVDGTTERDLSVRLRLDGTGGDRPRYAFLGPFPAGRTTTVTEPVPFCRDGCELDAITLGGAAALPVAMDAVVTLEDLRVDDEPVTDAFVGAGWVRSPTATAEAAVGAVEATSGSGSGSGSLAVSVDSEGTPVIAQLVAGALPAALPVVAGLDAVTSAQGGSSSMTSALTFPVDPVVEAGSVPLLGPIGLMVDHGMLTLDREVYEQDAPVYVLARGDTPAAVQDALRDRGASVETTLEDVRRTLDQGAYALALRLYAVVAALVLLMALAGLVVSTAVQLPSRRRDAASLRVVGVPRRSVAAAVVLELAVVLGSTAVAGLAAGSLAQYVVLRTVTLGTVDTVTTPALVASIDPARLVLLALLAAVLLGTVALVSAVLTVRGARGSTLRETAR, translated from the coding sequence ATGAGGACGCTGCTCGCCACCGTCCTGCGCGGGCTGCGCTCGCGCGCCCTGCTCTCGGGCGGGTCGGTGCTGCTGCTCGCGCTGGCGATCGGGTCGGCCGTGCTCGGCCCGGTCTTCTCCGCCGCGGTGACCAGCTCCTACCTGGTCACCCGCCTCGACGAGGCGCCCAACCGGCTGACCGGGCTGTCCTGGGTCTACCAGCCCGGCGCGGCCGCCCCGTCGGTCGCGCGCGGCATCGCGGCCCAGGTGACGGCGGCGTACGACGGCCCGTTCGCCACCCCGCAGACGACCCTGCTCACCGAGCAGTCCCCGACCCCCGCCGGCGTCTGGCGGCTGACCGCCGCGCTCGAGGCGTGCGAGCACCTCGAGGTGACCGGCGCCTGCCCGGAGCAGCCGGGCGAGGTGCTGATGCTGGCCGGCGACGCGGAGTTCACCTCCACCGAGATCGGCGAGACCCTCGACCTGGGGGCGCTCGGGGAGCACCGCGTGGTCGGCACCTACCGGGTCCCGGACGTGAGCGAGGAGGACTTCTGGTTCGACCTCACCCGGTTCGCCTCGATCCCGCCGGCGGAGCGCCGCGCGGGGAACATCCCCTACCAGCCGGCGCCGCTGGTGACCGTCGAGGACGCCTTCGCCGCCCTGGAGGTCGCCGCCGTCGGCTGGTCGGTGCTCGTCGACCGCCGCCTCGAGGTCCCGCCGGACCTCTCGCTCGCCGACACCGAGCAGGCCGAGCGGACCGCCGCCGGCCTCGACGGCCCGCCCCGCGAGGTCGGCGAGGGCACGCTCACCGGGCGGTCGATCAGCGACCTCGGCACGATCCTCGACGAGACCCGCGAGCAGCAGCAGACCGCCCGCGCGTCGGTCACCCCCGCCGTCGTCTCGCTCGTGCTGGTCGCGCTCGCGCTGCTGCTGCGCCTGCTCACCGCCGCCGCCGAGCTGCGGCTGCCCGAGCTGGCGCTCGCCTCCCTGCGCGGGCTCGGCCGGCGCCGGATGTGGTCGCTGGGGCTCTCCGAGCCGCTCGTGCTGCTGGTGGCGGCCGTCCCCCTCGGCGGCGCGCTCGGCATCGCCGCCGCGCTCGCGCTGGTCCGCGCCTGGCTGGTCCCGGGGCTGCCGCTCCCGCTGCCGTGGGAGGCGCTCGCGGCCGGCGGGCTGGTCGCCCTCGCCTCCGTCGGGGTCGCCGTCGCCTCCGTCGGGCTGGTGCTCCGCACGACGCTGGCCGAGCAGCTGGCCGGCGTGCGGCGCCCGAAGCGGACCGGGCGGGTCGCCGTGGTCGCCCAGCTGGTGCTCGTCGCGGCGGCGGTCATGGTCCTGCTCAGCACGCTCTCCGCCGCGCCGGGCGATCCCGACGTCACCGACCTGGTGCTGCCGGTGCTGCTCGCGGTGGTGGCCGGCCTCGCGGCCACCCGCGCCACGGCCTGGCTCGCGGGCCGGTGGACCCGGCGGCGTACCCGCTCGTTGCCGGGGTTCGTCGCCGCCCGCGCGCTCAGCCGGCGCACCGAGGGCACGCTCGTGGTGCTGCCGGTGACCGCGGCGCTCGCGATCTGCGTCTTCGGCGCGGGCGTCCACGACTCCGCCGCCGAGTGGCGCGCGAGCGTCGCCGCCACCCGCGCGCCCGCCGACGTCGTCTGGCGCTCCTCGCTCCCCCTCGACCAGACCGTCGACCTCACCCACCGGATCGACCCCGAGGGGCGGTGGCTGATGGCCGCCGGCACCCTGGTCACCCAGGGCCCGACGTACGCCGTCGTCGACGCGCCCCGCCTCGACCGGGTCGCCGCCTGGCCCGACCAGTGGACCCCCGGCACCTCCGCGGCGGAGGTCGCGCGGCGCATCGAGCCGCAGGGCACCCCGCCGCAGCTGGCGGGGACCAGCGTGCGGCTGACCGCCACCGTCGACGGCACCACCGAGCGCGACCTGTCGGTGCGGCTGCGGCTGGACGGGACGGGCGGCGACCGGCCGCGGTACGCCTTCCTCGGCCCGTTCCCCGCCGGGCGCACCACGACCGTCACCGAGCCGGTGCCGTTCTGCCGCGACGGCTGCGAGCTCGACGCGATCACCCTCGGCGGCGCCGCCGCGCTGCCCGTCGCGATGGACGCCGTGGTCACCCTCGAGGACCTGCGCGTCGACGACGAGCCGGTGACCGACGCGTTCGTCGGCGCCGGCTGGGTCCGCTCGCCGACGGCCACCGCCGAGGCGGCGGTCGGCGCGGTCGAGGCGACGTCCGGCTCGGGCTCGGGCTCTGGCTCGCTCGCGGTGTCCGTCGACTCCGAGGGCACGCCGGTGATCGCCCAGCTGGTGGCCGGGGCGCTGCCCGCGGCGCTGCCGGTGGTGGCGGGCCTCGACGCCGTCACCTCCGCGCAGGGCGGCTCGTCGTCGATGACGAGCGCGCTCACCTTCCCCGTGGACCCCGTCGTCGAGGCCGGCTCGGTGCCGCTGCTCGGCCCGATCGGGCTGATGGTCGACCACGGCATGCTCACCTTGGACCGCGAGGTCTACGAGCAGGACGCCCCCGTCTACGTCCTCGCCCGCGGCGACACCCCCGCGGCGGTGCAGGACGCGCTGCGCGACCGGGGCGCCTCGGTCGAGACCACGCTCGAGGACGTACGCCGCACGCTCGACCAGGGCGCCTACGCCCTGGCCCTGCGCCTCTACGCCGTGGTCGCCGCGCTGGTGCTGCTCATGGCGCTGGCCGGCCTCGTGGTCAGCACCGCGGTCCAGCTGCCGTCGCGCCGGCGCGACGCGGCCTCGCTGCGCGTGGTCGGCGTGCCGCGCCGGTCCGTGGCCGCCGCGGTGGTCCTCGAGCTCGCCGTCGTCCTCGGCAGCACCGCCGTCGCGGGCCTCGCCGCCGGCTCGTTGGCCCAGTACGTCGTGCTCCGCACGGTCACCCTCGGCACGGTCGACACGGTCACCACCCCCGCCCTCGTCGCCAGCATCGACCCGGCCCGCCTGGTCCTGCTCGCCCTCCTCGCCGCGGTCCTCCTCGGCACGGTCGCCCTGGTCAGCGCGGTCCTCACCGTCCGCGGCGCCCGCGGGTCGACCCTGCGGGAGACCGCTCGCTGA